TCATGAAGACATTTATGCCTTGTTTATGTCTTTAGTCGTCGAATTTCAATTACCATTAAAATTGGCTTTCGTCATTTTATTAAGCCTTGCTATAACAGTCGTATTCAACAAATACTTTAGTCATAAATTGAATTTTAAATTATTAAACCGCTTGTCTTTTAATATGAAAACCATCTGCCTTATTTTATGTACGTATATCATCGGCACGTTATCTTTATACGGCGGTGGCTGGAGCTGGCGCACTGGTGTAAACTGGGAAAATGCTGGCATAACTAACGATACATTTTTAAATGAAATTATCTTAGATGATTACCAAGCCATTTACCGTGCTTATGCCAATCAAATGCGCATGGAAGCTTGCAACGGTTTAAGTTTTACAACCCAAGATGTTACAAATCTTGCTCATGCTTTAACTGGTAAAGACGGACAAAATGATTTATCTATCTACCTTTCTAAACAAGCACAGGGAAATAAAATTGAAAAACCAAAGCATATCTTCGTCATCGTTTCTGAAAGCTATGCAAATTGGCCACTACTCGATAAATACAGCGATTTGCATATCGCCGATAATATGAAAAACATCACAAAACAAGATGATACGATATACACTTCGCATATGCTACCGAGTGGTTCAAGTACAGTAGGAGCATTGATGACCATGGTTACAGGTCTTGCTAATTCTAATTTATATTTGACTACAATGCCTGAAGCTTTAGAAAAACCATATCTTACGGCAACTGCTCCACAGCTGAAAAAACTTGGCTATGAAACGAATTTTTGGTACTCTGGCCCTGCTACTTGGGAAAACATTCAAGAATTTTGCTTAGCTCAAGGCTTTGATAATTTTTATAGCCGTGGCAATATCGATGAAAATGCTAGTGGTAGCGTATGGGGTGCTGATGACGAATATTTATATCAAGCCGTTTTAGATAATATTGATGATACGCCATCTTTTAGCATCATCTTGAACACTTCTAATCATTCCCCATTTAATGTCGATTTAAACAGCAAAGGATTTAATTCTGAAAGTGTAAAAAATGCTTTACCTGCAAATGAACAAAATAATCAAGATTTAATAAAAGAGCTCGGCCATTTTTGGTATGCAGATAAAACAGCTGGTGAATTCATAGCTAAAGTAAAAGAAAAATATCCTGATAGCTTATTCATATTCATCGGCGACCATGCAGATAGATATAATATCGACAAAGTTCCATCGATGTATGAACGCTATACTGTGCCATTTATCATTACAGGCAAAGGCATAGACAAATCCATGTTGCCTCAAGATAGTGCAGGCAGCCATATAGATGTAATCCCTACTGTAATCGAATTAATTGCACCAAAAGATTTCACGTATTACAGCGTAGGCAAATCCATGTTTGAAAATAAACTCGGCGAAAATTATGGTTTTTGGATAACATCTAATGCTATTGGCAATACAGATGATTTAATAAATAAACCAGAATTTTTCAATGAACAAATTCTACCAAATGCCAATCAATTAGAAACTTATATCAATTCTGTTCGTGCTATTTCTTGGTGGCTGGGCAAATACGGTACGATTATTGATAGCAAATTGTTGCAACAATGATATAATCGGTTATAATTATAAAGTATACTAAAAAAAGATAGGGTGAATAAATTTTGAGTAATTTAGAAGTTGGTATCGTTGGATTACCAAATGTCGGCAAATCCACATTATTTAATGCTATTACAAAAGCAGGTGCAGAAGCTGCAAACTATCCATTTTGCACAATCGAACCAAATGTAGGCGTTGTTGATGTTCCAGATGAACGCTTAAAAGTTCTGCACGAAATGTATAATTCTAAAAAAACTACACCAGCAAGTGTAAGCTTCGTTGATATCGCAGGACTTGTAAAAGGTGCTTCACACGGAGAAGGTTTAGGTAATAAATTCTTATCACATATTCGCCAAGTAGATGCAGTAGCACACGTTGTTCGTTGCTTTGAAAGTGGCGATATCACTCACGTTGAAGGTTCTGTAGACCCAATTCGCGATATCGAAATCATCAATACTGAACTCTGCCTTGCTGACCTTGAAACTGTAGAAAAACGCTTAGACCGCGTAGTTCGCACTGCAAAAAGTGGCAGCAAAGAAGCTCGTGCTGAAGAAGCTGTTCTAGAAAAAGTAAAAAGCGTCATTGAAGATGCCGTTCCTGCTCGTCAAGCTGGTTTAAACGAAGATGAACTCGCTTTAATCAAAGATTTAAATCTCTTAACTTTAAAACCAACTTTATATGTGGCAAACGTTGGTGAAGATGAAGCTGCAACAGCT
The window above is part of the Megamonas hypermegale genome. Proteins encoded here:
- a CDS encoding LTA synthase family protein is translated as MNEYMSNGSDFNSIITAIFGGAKLSLQTAGGLSLFMFISIIIESVFKRLKYFRYICSFIVIFLTTLLFIARFPFYQQFHSGFNQMLFTALHEDIYALFMSLVVEFQLPLKLAFVILLSLAITVVFNKYFSHKLNFKLLNRLSFNMKTICLILCTYIIGTLSLYGGGWSWRTGVNWENAGITNDTFLNEIILDDYQAIYRAYANQMRMEACNGLSFTTQDVTNLAHALTGKDGQNDLSIYLSKQAQGNKIEKPKHIFVIVSESYANWPLLDKYSDLHIADNMKNITKQDDTIYTSHMLPSGSSTVGALMTMVTGLANSNLYLTTMPEALEKPYLTATAPQLKKLGYETNFWYSGPATWENIQEFCLAQGFDNFYSRGNIDENASGSVWGADDEYLYQAVLDNIDDTPSFSIILNTSNHSPFNVDLNSKGFNSESVKNALPANEQNNQDLIKELGHFWYADKTAGEFIAKVKEKYPDSLFIFIGDHADRYNIDKVPSMYERYTVPFIITGKGIDKSMLPQDSAGSHIDVIPTVIELIAPKDFTYYSVGKSMFENKLGENYGFWITSNAIGNTDDLINKPEFFNEQILPNANQLETYINSVRAISWWLGKYGTIIDSKLLQQ
- the ychF gene encoding redox-regulated ATPase YchF, translated to MSNLEVGIVGLPNVGKSTLFNAITKAGAEAANYPFCTIEPNVGVVDVPDERLKVLHEMYNSKKTTPASVSFVDIAGLVKGASHGEGLGNKFLSHIRQVDAVAHVVRCFESGDITHVEGSVDPIRDIEIINTELCLADLETVEKRLDRVVRTAKSGSKEARAEEAVLEKVKSVIEDAVPARQAGLNEDELALIKDLNLLTLKPTLYVANVGEDEAATADTENKYVAKVKEYAAKENAVVVTISAKVESEIAELDEDEAKEFLADLGLDESGLNKLIKAAFRLLGLMTFLTAGEDECRAWTIKIGTKAPQAAGKIHSDIERGFIRAEIVSYDDLVAAGSVAVAREKGQVRVEGKDYVMQDGDVTHFRFNV